The following proteins are encoded in a genomic region of Paenibacillus sp. FSL H3-0469:
- a CDS encoding type II secretion system F family protein yields MPQFEYQVKTSAGKQLKGKLTAQDKSTAMEELRKRGLTVFSLNEQKNSILSMEIYIGNPVKTIHFIIYCRQFATLIRAGVSIVDATRILAEQTDSKPLAKALQDVSSSLLRGIAFSQAIQDHKKIFPHLFVSMVRAGEETGDLEGTLERLAMYFEKQHTTTEKIKSALMYPITVGVMAVAAVIYLLWAIVPQFVTMFESMNAELPAITKMVLVLSKSIQGQWYFWLIGLIVIIVAFQITKRTEKGAYALDYAKLKVPVFGKLNQKGSIAQFTRTFSSLYASSVPILQSLAIVEEIAGNKVIGKYIRSAGDSLRQGKPLSEPLKKAWVFPPLVTQMIAIGEETGALDQMLSKIADFYEMDVENTVDRLKSLLEPLLIAFLAGVVGVIVAAIMLPMFSIYSNM; encoded by the coding sequence ATGCCTCAATTTGAATATCAGGTTAAGACTTCGGCGGGCAAACAGCTCAAAGGTAAGCTTACGGCACAAGATAAGTCCACTGCCATGGAGGAACTCCGCAAGCGGGGACTTACTGTTTTCTCACTGAATGAGCAGAAAAACTCTATCCTGTCGATGGAGATTTATATCGGTAATCCGGTGAAAACCATTCATTTCATTATTTATTGCCGCCAGTTCGCCACGTTAATCCGTGCAGGTGTGTCTATCGTTGATGCGACCCGAATTCTGGCGGAGCAGACAGACAGCAAGCCGCTGGCCAAAGCGCTGCAGGACGTCAGTTCCAGTCTTTTGCGGGGAATAGCTTTCTCACAAGCTATACAGGATCACAAAAAGATATTCCCGCATTTGTTCGTGAGTATGGTAAGGGCGGGTGAGGAAACCGGGGACCTTGAAGGAACGCTGGAACGGCTGGCAATGTATTTTGAGAAACAGCATACCACCACAGAGAAAATTAAATCTGCGCTGATGTATCCGATCACCGTTGGCGTTATGGCGGTGGCCGCTGTTATCTATCTGCTGTGGGCTATCGTTCCGCAGTTCGTAACTATGTTCGAGTCGATGAATGCAGAGCTTCCGGCTATCACCAAGATGGTACTTGTGCTTAGTAAGAGCATACAAGGGCAATGGTATTTTTGGCTGATCGGTCTGATTGTGATCATAGTAGCCTTTCAGATAACGAAGCGTACAGAGAAGGGGGCCTACGCATTGGATTATGCCAAGCTGAAGGTGCCTGTGTTCGGGAAGCTTAATCAGAAGGGCTCTATTGCGCAGTTCACCAGAACCTTCTCTTCGCTGTATGCCAGTTCAGTGCCGATCCTGCAATCGCTGGCGATTGTTGAAGAAATTGCGGGCAACAAGGTAATTGGAAAGTACATTCGCAGCGCAGGAGACTCACTCAGACAAGGAAAGCCTCTGTCGGAACCTTTGAAAAAAGCCTGGGTCTTTCCGCCGCTGGTCACACAGATGATCGCCATAGGCGAAGAGACGGGTGCGCTCGACCAGATGTTGTCCAAGATAGCAGATTTCTATGAGATGGATGTGGAAAACACTGTTGACCGGCTGAAGTCTTTACTTGAGCCGTTATTGATAGCTTTCCTGGCGGGAGTAGTCGGCGTGATTGTAGCAGCCATTATGCTGCCAATGTTCAGTATCTATAGCAATATGTGA
- a CDS encoding type IV pilus twitching motility protein PilT, whose product MPVSTRTIIQLLHLAHSSRASDLHISVGSPPVLRIDGRLENVEGALIGPGEAEEMALDLLGPEREAEFRAAGEYDFSYPLEGGVRFRVNVYRQRGGISIAARSIPADIPTLEKLALPPILSSLALKPQGLILVTGPTGSGKSSTLAAMIHHINSRERKHIVTLEDPIEFLHSHGTCIIDQREIGSDTASFPTGLRAALRQDPDVILLGEMRDLETISAAVTAAETGHLVMATLHTSDAPQTIDRIIDAFPGHQQNQIRLQLASVLLAVVSQRLFPRSQGQGRISVTEILINTPAVGNMIRSEKTHQIKNIMQTGKAQGMHTLEMNIRECLARGLIDTSAAKTYLAGGSSDASI is encoded by the coding sequence TTGCCAGTTTCAACTAGAACGATAATACAGCTTCTGCACTTGGCTCACTCCTCCAGAGCGTCTGATTTGCATATCTCCGTAGGCTCACCTCCTGTGCTGCGGATTGACGGCAGGCTAGAGAATGTGGAGGGAGCACTCATTGGTCCCGGCGAGGCTGAAGAGATGGCCCTTGACCTGCTCGGTCCCGAGAGAGAAGCTGAATTCCGGGCGGCGGGTGAGTATGATTTCTCTTACCCGCTAGAAGGCGGAGTCCGGTTCCGAGTGAACGTATACCGTCAGCGAGGGGGGATCAGTATTGCTGCCCGGAGTATTCCGGCAGATATTCCGACCCTGGAGAAGCTGGCGCTTCCGCCGATACTTTCATCACTGGCGCTGAAGCCACAGGGGCTGATTCTGGTAACTGGCCCGACAGGGAGCGGCAAGTCCTCTACATTAGCAGCAATGATCCATCATATTAACAGCCGTGAACGTAAACATATTGTTACGCTGGAAGATCCGATTGAATTTTTACATAGCCATGGGACCTGCATTATCGATCAGCGAGAGATTGGCAGCGACACTGCCAGTTTCCCAACCGGCCTTAGGGCGGCGCTCAGGCAAGATCCCGATGTCATCCTTCTTGGAGAAATGCGCGATTTGGAGACGATATCGGCAGCGGTAACCGCAGCTGAAACCGGCCACCTGGTCATGGCAACCCTGCACACCTCAGACGCACCGCAGACAATTGACCGGATTATCGATGCATTTCCCGGACATCAGCAGAACCAAATCCGCTTGCAGCTGGCTTCCGTATTGCTGGCAGTAGTCTCCCAGCGCTTGTTCCCCCGCTCTCAAGGTCAGGGGCGAATCAGTGTAACTGAGATTCTGATTAATACGCCTGCAGTCGGGAATATGATACGGAGCGAGAAGACACATCAGATCAAGAATATCATGCAGACGGGTAAAGCTCAGGGGATGCATACGCTGGAGATGAACATCCGTGAATGCCTGGCTAGAGGGCTAATTGATACATCGGCAGCTAAAACCTATCTTGCGGGGGGGAGTTCCGATGCCTCAATTTGA